GCGGTCTCGTGGGAGAATCCAACGCCCACCACGTGGGTGTTTCGTCTCCGGCACGGCGTCACATTTCATGACGGGACGCCCTTTACCGCCGACGACGTCGTTTACACTTTCGAGAGCATCCTGGCGCCGGATTCCAAAGCCCCCTACCGCGCCCTCTACACGCCGATCAGCACAGTCGAGAAACTGGATGCGTATACCGTCCGGTTGACGACGAAAACGCCGTACGCGCCGCTGCTCTCCTATCTGGACATCGGGATCGTGCCCAAGCACATCGCCGAGCGGGACCCGGCGTCGCTGGCGGCGCATCCCGTGGGGACAGGGCCCTTCATGTTTGTCAGCTGGGACCGGCAGTCGAAGATCGTTCTAGATGCCAATCCGCGCTACTGGGGCGGCGCGCCCAAGATGCGGGGCGTCGTCCTAGACATCGTCCCGGACAACACCGCCCGGGCCGCCGCGGTCCAGGCCGGGGATCTCGACCTCATCCACTCCCCCCTATCGCCACAGGACCTGCCGGCGCTTAGCCGGGCCGCCGACCTCAGCGTTACTAAAATGACGGGGCTCGGCATCACGTACCTCAACATGAACACGTCCGTGTGGCCCCTCGACGACATGCGCGTTCGTCGAGCGCTCGCGTACCTGACCGACCGGAAGACGATCGCGTCCAAGATCTACCAGGGGATGGATCAGCCCGCCACCTCCCTTCTGCTGCCAGGCTCCTGGGCCTACGGCCGCGGCGTTCGTCAGCCCGACTACGACCCGGCGCGGGCGCGGGCGCTCCTCCAGGAGGCCGGCTTCACGCTGCGCGGCGATGTGTACCAGAAGGACGGCCGCGCGCTCTCGATCGTGCTGAGCACCCACAGCGAGGACCCCAACCGGGTTCAGGCGGTCGAGTTCTTACAGAACGAGTGGCAGCGCAACGGCATCCAGGTGAAGGTTACGACGACCGAATGGCCCACGTTCTCGGGCGGTGTCCAGGCCTCCAAACACCAGGTTGCGCTGCTGGGATGGCTCTACCTCGTCGACCCCGACCGGCTGCTGTACAACCAGTTCGTCTCGAATGGCAGCCAGAACTGGGAACGGTATTCGAATCCAAAGGTCGATGCGCTGCTGGAGCGGGGCCGGACGACTCTGGACCGCGCGGCCAGAACCAAGATCTATCAGGAGGCAGCGGCCATCTTGGCGCAGGAGCAGCCCTACGACGTGCTGCTCTACCAGGGATACGTCGTCGTCCACACCCGCCGGCTCCATGGATTCGTGCCGAATCCGACGGGGAGCCTCAAGTCCCTCCGCGGCGCCGTCCTCGCGGCGCCGTGACGCCAGGTGAACGGTTCAGGCCGGCCGTGACGCGCTGACCGCGCGGACGGCAGATCGTCCGTGCCGAAACGGTCCGGACGCCGCACGCGATGGCCTGGTACATCGTCCGCCGCCTCGTTCAGATGCTGCCGGTGCTTGCGGGCATTTCGCTGCTCGTGTTCGGCCTGCTGCACCTGATCCCGGGCGATCCGGCGGCGGTCTTTCTCGGCCAGCAGGCGACATCCGAGGACATCGCCCGTCTCCGGCACGCGATGCGCCTCGACCGCCCGATCTGGGAACAGTTCGGCGAGTATCTGTGGCGGGCCGCCCAGGGCGACCTTGGCACGTCCAACTTCCAGGGAGGGCAGCAGGTCACCGCGCTGATCGGCGCCCACCTGCCGGCCACGGCGGAGCTGGCGGTGGCGGCCGCGGTCTTGGCGGTCGCCGTCGGAATCCCGGTGGGGGTGGTGAGCGCGGTCCGGCGCGGGTCGCTGGTCGATGTCATCAGCATGGCGGCTGCCCAAATCGGCGTCTCGATGCCGGTGTTTTGGCTCGGCATTCTCTTGATTCTGCTGTTCGCGCTTGAGCTGCGGTGGCTGCCTACCTTTGGGCGCGGTGACCCCATGGGCGCGGCCGTCGCGGCGCTCCTGCGAGGGGACGGCCGGCCGCTGGGCGGCAGCCTCCGGCACCTCGTCATGCCGGCCGTCACGTTGGGCGCCGGCGCCGTGGTGCTCATCGCCCGCATGGTCCGCTCCGCGATGCTCGAAGTCCTGGGTCACGATTACGTCCGCACGGCCCGATCCAAAGGCCTCCCCGACCGGGTCGTCATCTACCGGCATGCGCTGCGCACCGCGGTGCTTCCGGTGATTACGATTGTGGGACTGCAGGTGGGCGCGCTACTCGGCGGAGCCGTCGTAACGGAAACCGTCTTCGCGTGGCCCGGGATCGGGCAGTTGCTCGTGAACGCGATCGGTCAACGTGACTTCCCCGTGGTGCAGGGGACAGTGCTGGCGATCGCGGTGGTGTTTGCGTGCATCAACCTGATCGTCGACGTCGCGTATGCCTGGCTCGATCCACGGATTCGGTACGGTTAAGGGGCACCGGTGAGGCAGGCGCTTCGGTCCAGATCGGCGGCGGTCGGCGGGACTCTCGCGCTCGCGATCGTGCTGGCCGCGGCCTTTGCGCCGTGGCTCACGCCTTACGACCCGTTCCAGATGGTGATGGGCGACCGCCTCCAGGGGCCGTCGTGGACGCACCCGCTCGGCACCGACGCCTTCGGCCGCGACATGTGGGCGCGCATGGCGCTTGGGGCCCGGTACTCCCTGCTCGTCGCGATGCTCGGCGTGGCGATCGCGTCCTCGATCGGGATGTGCGCCGGACTGCTGGCCGGCTACTACGGCGGCTGGACCGACACGCTCATCGGCCGGGCCATTGATGTCTTTCTCGCCTTTCCCGTCATTCTGCTCGCAATCGCGCTGGTCGCGGCCCTCGGACCGAGCCCCGCGAATACGATGATCGCCATCGGCCTGGTGTACTGGACCACCTACGCGCGGGTGGTGCGGGCGACGGTCATGGCCACACGGAATGCCGAGTACGTACTCGCCGCCAGGGCGATAGGACTCTCCAACGCCCGCATCCTCCTTGCCCACGTGCTGCCGAATGTGGTCGCGCCCGTCATCGTCATCGCCACCCTCGGCATGGGGGGCGCGATCGTGATCGAATCGACGCTGAGTTTCCTCGGACTCGGCGTGCAGCCGCCGGCGCCGTCGTGGGGGTGGACCCTCGCGCTCGGCATGCGCTACATGCGGCAGGCGCCGCATCTGGCCGTGGTGCCCGGCGTGGCGATCATGGCGACGGTGCTGGCGTTCAACCTGCTTGGGGACGGCGTGCGCGATCTCACCGATCCGAGGCTGCGCGGACGGTGAGGGAAGACGGAACAACGAGCGGACAAAAGGGGGGACGGCTTTGTCGGTGACGACGCGATATCTGCCGGCGGCAGTGGCGACGCTCGCCAGCGGTGCGGAGATCAGGGTACCCATTCATGAAGTGACGGGCCGGGCGGGCGCGGGACCGACCCTCGGGCTTTCCGCCTGCATCCACGGGGACGAGCAGGTCTCCACGGAGATCATCTACCGGTTGCTGCAGCGGATCGATACCGGGGCCCTGCGCGGCCGGCTGCTCGTCGTCCCGGTCGCCAATCCGCTCGCCTACGAGGCGATCACCCGGCACACGCCGCTCGACATGCAGAACCTCAACCGGGTCTTTCCCGGCGGCGGCGAGGGCTTCTTCACACATCAGTTGGCGGAGGTGCTGACCGCGGAGTTTCTGAGCAAGCTCGACTACTACGTGGACCTCCACGCCGGCGGCGCGTACGCAACGGTGGACTACGTGTACATCACCAACGCAGAGACGCTGTCGCGGGCGTTCGGCTCGCCGATCTTGTTTCGCCCGCCGCAGGGGTACGGCTATCACGGCTCCTCTTCCTCGTATACGGTGAAACGGGGCGTTCCTTCCGTGACCGTCGAATTAGGGGGCGGGGCGGTCGATCAGGGCCGGTACGTGGAACGCGGGGTGGCGGGGATCCTGAACGTCATGCGCGCGGCCGGACTGCTCGAGGGAGAGCCTGCGTCCCCGCCCCGCCAGACCGTGTTACGCACGCTGGTCACTCTGCGGCCCCGAGCCGGTGGCCTGCTCCTTCCGGAGGTCACGGCGCTCGGCGCGAGCCTGCCCCAAGGGACGGTCCTCGGGCGCACGCTGAGTCCGTACACCTTCGACGAACTCGAAGTCTTCCGCGCGCCCTTCGAGCCCAGCGCCACCGTCCTCCTCAGGCTCACGCCGTGCCGCATCAATCCCGGCGACTACGGCTACATGATCGGCGATCTATCCACGGCGGAATAACGGAATCTGCCCGGCGCGCGCGAGGGGCGGGGACAGGCGGTCAGGTCGAGAAACGCCTGAGCCGGGGCGACGTCAGCACCGCCGGGTTCAAGACCCGCTCCGGCGCGCCGCGCAGAAGCGCCGCCACGTCCTCGCATGCGCCCTGATAGAACACCACGTAGTTTTCGAACGTCACATAGCCGAGGTGCGGCGAGAGCACGAGGTTGTCGAGCTCCAGGAACGGATGCTCCGCCGGCAGCGGTTCCTCACCGTAGACGTCGAGCGCCGCTCCCGCGATCTTCCCCGCCCGTAGGACCTCGAGCAGCGCCGCCTCATCGACGATCGGGCCCCGTGACGTGTTGACGAGATACGCGGTCGGCTTCATCCGTGCGAAGTCGGCGGCCCCGATGAGGCCCCTCGTGCGGGGGCTGAGCTGCAAGTGAATCGTCACGACGTCGGCCCGCTCGAGCAGTGCTTCCTTCGTAACGCGCGCCGCGCCGCATTCCGCGGCGCGCTCGGGGGTCAGGTTCTGGCTCCAGCCGAGGAGCCGCATCCCAAACGCGCGCCCGATCGCGGCGACCTGGGAGCCGAGCCGGCCGAGGCCGATCACGCCCAGCGTCTTGCCGTGGAGGCCCGAGCCCAGCGACGTCTGCCAGCGGCCCGCGCGCGTCGCCCTGTCCTCCTGCGGAATCCGCCGCACGACCGCGAGGATCAGCGCCCACGTTAGCTCCACCGTCGGCGGCGCGAGCCCGTCGGTCCCGGCGACGACGATCCCGAGGCGCGTCGCCGCCTCGACGTCGATCGACGCGTTGCGCATGCCGGTCGTGACCAGGAGGCGCAGGCGCCGCAGCCCGGCCAGCGTCCGCTCGGGAAACGGCGTGCGCTCACGCATCGCCACGATCGCGTCGAAGGGCGCGAGCCGCCGGAGCAGCGCAGCCTCGTCGCGCACGTGGTCGCGAAACGCCTCGACCGCCACCCGCGGGCCGAGCGACGCCCAGTCGGCCAGCTCGAGCCCGACTCCCTGGTAGTCGTCGAGCAGCGCGACGCGAAACTCGCCGCCATCGCGCTGCCGGTCAGAAGACATGCGCGCCGCTCCAGGCGAGATCACGGTCGAGCGGCCAGATGGGCCGGCGGACGTGCGCGAAGCGGAAGCGTTCGAGGTTCGGGTTGGCGGCGCCGGGGGCGTCCACCTCGATGATGGCGCTCGTGATCGGCTCGAAGTCCGCGCGGAAATGGCCGCGCGATTTGATCACGAGCAGCGGCTCGCGCTCCGGGTCCACCCCGCCGACGCGGAAGAACCCGCGGTCGTTGGCCGCGTGCCGGACCGAGGTCACGACGATCTTGAGGCCGCCGGCGTCGATCTGCGCGGTCGGTCCGCAGCGCATCGTGCGGCCGCGCACCACCGGGCCCGCGCCGACGAACTCGCCGCTGCCGAGGTGCGCGACGCGCCCCGTTACCTCGACCGGCGCTCCGTACGCGGCCGGCGCCACTTTGCCGCCGACCCGGAAGGTACCCGCCTTCCCAAGCCCAACCTCCGCCGCCCGCCGGGCCGTCTCGGGATCCCAGACGCAGGCGACCGCGCCCTGCGCGCCGCACCGCACCAGCTCGCGGAGCAGTTCGGTCGTATCGCCGGTCCCGCCGCCGCCGGGATTGTCGGCGACGTCGGCCAGCGCGACCGGCCCGGCGGGACGGGCCGCGACGAGCCGCAGCGCCTGCGCCACGGCGTCGGAGACCGCGGGCAGCGGTTTCAGGAACGCCTCCCTCAGGCTCCACGCGCGCCGGCCCATCGCGGCGGCGCACGCGCGCCCGGCCGCGGGGTCCGTCG
The sequence above is drawn from the bacterium genome and encodes:
- a CDS encoding ABC transporter substrate-binding protein; protein product: MRRPCRTMLVMITVSLLAAFLGTTDRATGGPAAALVRVGLDVDAGSADPRYARDTSAFRLVELVYDGLVYLDNKVTPEPGLAVSWENPTPTTWVFRLRHGVTFHDGTPFTADDVVYTFESILAPDSKAPYRALYTPISTVEKLDAYTVRLTTKTPYAPLLSYLDIGIVPKHIAERDPASLAAHPVGTGPFMFVSWDRQSKIVLDANPRYWGGAPKMRGVVLDIVPDNTARAAAVQAGDLDLIHSPLSPQDLPALSRAADLSVTKMTGLGITYLNMNTSVWPLDDMRVRRALAYLTDRKTIASKIYQGMDQPATSLLLPGSWAYGRGVRQPDYDPARARALLQEAGFTLRGDVYQKDGRALSIVLSTHSEDPNRVQAVEFLQNEWQRNGIQVKVTTTEWPTFSGGVQASKHQVALLGWLYLVDPDRLLYNQFVSNGSQNWERYSNPKVDALLERGRTTLDRAARTKIYQEAAAILAQEQPYDVLLYQGYVVVHTRRLHGFVPNPTGSLKSLRGAVLAAP
- a CDS encoding ABC transporter permease is translated as MAWYIVRRLVQMLPVLAGISLLVFGLLHLIPGDPAAVFLGQQATSEDIARLRHAMRLDRPIWEQFGEYLWRAAQGDLGTSNFQGGQQVTALIGAHLPATAELAVAAAVLAVAVGIPVGVVSAVRRGSLVDVISMAAAQIGVSMPVFWLGILLILLFALELRWLPTFGRGDPMGAAVAALLRGDGRPLGGSLRHLVMPAVTLGAGAVVLIARMVRSAMLEVLGHDYVRTARSKGLPDRVVIYRHALRTAVLPVITIVGLQVGALLGGAVVTETVFAWPGIGQLLVNAIGQRDFPVVQGTVLAIAVVFACINLIVDVAYAWLDPRIRYG
- a CDS encoding ABC transporter permease, with amino-acid sequence MRQALRSRSAAVGGTLALAIVLAAAFAPWLTPYDPFQMVMGDRLQGPSWTHPLGTDAFGRDMWARMALGARYSLLVAMLGVAIASSIGMCAGLLAGYYGGWTDTLIGRAIDVFLAFPVILLAIALVAALGPSPANTMIAIGLVYWTTYARVVRATVMATRNAEYVLAARAIGLSNARILLAHVLPNVVAPVIVIATLGMGGAIVIESTLSFLGLGVQPPAPSWGWTLALGMRYMRQAPHLAVVPGVAIMATVLAFNLLGDGVRDLTDPRLRGR
- a CDS encoding M14 family metallopeptidase: MTTRYLPAAVATLASGAEIRVPIHEVTGRAGAGPTLGLSACIHGDEQVSTEIIYRLLQRIDTGALRGRLLVVPVANPLAYEAITRHTPLDMQNLNRVFPGGGEGFFTHQLAEVLTAEFLSKLDYYVDLHAGGAYATVDYVYITNAETLSRAFGSPILFRPPQGYGYHGSSSSYTVKRGVPSVTVELGGGAVDQGRYVERGVAGILNVMRAAGLLEGEPASPPRQTVLRTLVTLRPRAGGLLLPEVTALGASLPQGTVLGRTLSPYTFDELEVFRAPFEPSATVLLRLTPCRINPGDYGYMIGDLSTAE
- a CDS encoding D-2-hydroxyacid dehydrogenase family protein; translation: MSSDRQRDGGEFRVALLDDYQGVGLELADWASLGPRVAVEAFRDHVRDEAALLRRLAPFDAIVAMRERTPFPERTLAGLRRLRLLVTTGMRNASIDVEAATRLGIVVAGTDGLAPPTVELTWALILAVVRRIPQEDRATRAGRWQTSLGSGLHGKTLGVIGLGRLGSQVAAIGRAFGMRLLGWSQNLTPERAAECGAARVTKEALLERADVVTIHLQLSPRTRGLIGAADFARMKPTAYLVNTSRGPIVDEAALLEVLRAGKIAGAALDVYGEEPLPAEHPFLELDNLVLSPHLGYVTFENYVVFYQGACEDVAALLRGAPERVLNPAVLTSPRLRRFST